The following coding sequences lie in one Ctenopharyngodon idella isolate HZGC_01 chromosome 11, HZGC01, whole genome shotgun sequence genomic window:
- the LOC127522185 gene encoding keratin, type I cytoskeletal 19-like — protein MSLSVRTTSSRSQGPKTVTSKSIITKSRGCSTVFPQKAYSVYGGCYGGNTRISSSLLHSRIGGGGAYGGAYGGGYGGGYGGGYGGGYGFGGGYGGGYGILPGGCVVTDFQLNEKATMQNLNDRLASYLDKVRSLEAANAILERQIREYYEKKGPIAQRDYSAYWNTISDLKDKIKNATIHNANVLLQIDNSRLAADDFRVKYEHEVVMRQSVEADIANLRRLLDQTNLAKADLEMQIKSLQEELAFMKKNHQEELAALRSQLTGTVNVEVDAAPQQDLNKILEEIRAHYENIIQKHRREQETWFKNQTEPLTKEVAHSTEIIQTSRSQITELRNTLQSLEIELQSQLSMKAALENSLAETEARYSAMLAGYQNQINILEAELCQMRASIEQQGRDYALLLDIKSRLEQEIATYRNLLENQDFKTQIPGGAIIISGGSHSVSSGGSHTVSSGGSHSVSSGGSHTVSTGGPTIQIKQTTTTSHRTY, from the exons ATGTCGCTCTCTGTTCGCACTAcgtcctccaggtcccaaggtCCCAAGACCGTGACCTCAAAGTCCATAATCACCAAGAGTCGTGGCTGTTCGACAGTCTTTCCGCAAAAGGCCTACAGCGTGTATGGAGGTTGTTATGGTGGAAACACCCGCATCTCTTCCTCCTTGCTGCATTCCAGAATTGGAGGCGGTGGAGCATATGGTGGAGCATATGGTGGAGGATATGGTGGAGGATATGGTGGAGGATATGGTGGAGGATACGGTTTTGGTGGAGGATACGGTGGAGGATATGGCATATTGCCTGGAGGCTGCGTTGTAACTGACTTCCAGCTGAATGAGAAGGCCACCATGCAGAACCTGAACGACCGTCTGGCGTCCTACCTTGACAAGGTGCGCTCCCTGGAGGCTGCCAATGCCATTCTGGAGAGGCAGATCCGCGAGTACTATGAGAAGAAGGGGCCGATTGCACAGAGGGACTACAGTGCCTACTGGAACACCATCAGTGACCTGAAGGACAAG ATTAAAAATGCTACCATCCACAACGCCAACGTCCTCCTGCAGATCGACAACTCTAGACTGGCTGCTGATGACTTCAGGGTGAA ATATGAGCATGAGGTGGTGATGCGTCAGTCTGTGGAGGCTGACATCGCTAACCTGCGTCGCTTGCTGGACCAGACGAACCTGGCAAAGGCCGACCTGGAGATGCAGATCAAGAGTCTGCAGGAAGAGCTGGCATTTATGAAGAAGAACCACCAGGAG GAGCTGGCTGCACTGAGGTCTCAGCTGACAGGCACAGTGAACGTAGAGGTTGATGCTGCTCCTCAGCAAGACCTGAACAAGATTCTGGAGGAGATTCGTGCTCATTACGAAAACATCATACAGAAACACCGCAGGGAACAGGAAACCTGGTTTAAAAACCAG ACTGAACCCTTGACCAAAGAGGTGGCCCACAGCACAGAGATCATACAAACGTCCAGGTCACAGATCACAGAGCTGCGAAACACCTTGCAGAGTCTGGAGATCGAGCTGCAGTCTCAACTCAGCATG AAAGCAGCACTGGAGAACTCACTAGCAGAAACAGAGGCTAGGTACAGTGCTATGCTAGCAGGCTACCAGAACCAAATCAACATACTGGAAGCTGAGCTGTGTCAAATGCGGGCTAGCATTGAGCAACAGGGACGAGACTACGCCTTGTTGCTGGACATCAAGAGCCGTCTGGAGCAGGAGATCGCCACCTACAGGAACCTTTTGGAAAATCAGGACTTTAA GACCCAAATACCAG GTGGAGCTATCATTATCTCAGGCGGATCTCACTCTGTCTCCTCAGGTGGATCTCACACTGTCTCATCGGGTGGATCTCACTCTGTTTCCTCAGGTGGTTCCCACACAGTCTCAACTGGTGGACCAACTATCCAAATAAAGCAAACCACCACCACTTCACACCGTACTTACTAA
- the LOC127522191 gene encoding LOW QUALITY PROTEIN: keratin, type I cytoskeletal 15-like (The sequence of the model RefSeq protein was modified relative to this genomic sequence to represent the inferred CDS: deleted 1 base in 1 codon), translating to MSVSIHKTSSRSQGPKTVTSKSIITKSHGSSTIFPQKAYSVYGGGYGGSTRISSSRISSGGGYGGYGGYAGGYGGGYGGGFGGGHGGGLSAGFVISGDTDYMQLNEKATMQNLNDRLASYLDKVRSLEAANATLERQIREYYEKKGPIAQRDYSAYWNTIKDLKDKIKNATINNANILLQIDNSKLAADDFRIKYEHELVMRQSVEADIANLRRLLDQTTLVKADLEMQIETLQDELAFMKKNHQEDLAALRSQLTGTVNVEVDAAPQQDLNKVLDEIRSHYENIIQKHRREQEDWFKNQTAGLNKEVAQSTEIIQTTKTQITDLRRTLQGLEIELQSQLSMKAALENSLADTEARYSAMLAGYQNQINMLEAELGQMRASIEQQGQDYIMLLDIKSRLEQEIATYRSLLENQDIK from the exons ATGTCGGTCTCTATCCACAAGacatcctccaggtcccaaggtCCCAAGACCGTGACCTCAAAGTCCATAATCACCAAGAGTCATGGCAGTTCGACAATCTTTCCACAAAAAGCCTACAGCGTGTATGGAGGTGGTTATGGTGGAAGCACCCGTATCTCTTCCTCTAGAATTTCAAGCGGTGGAGGATATGGTGGATACGGAGGATACGCTGGAGGATACGGTGGAGGATATGGTGGAGGATTTGGTGGAGGTCACGGTGGAGGACTCAGCGCTGGATTCGTGATTTCAGGGGACACTGACTACATGCAGCTGAATGAGAAGGCCACCATGCAGAACCTGAATGACCGTCTGGCATCCTACCTCGACAAGGTGCGCTCCCTGGAGGCTGCCAATGCCACTCTGGAGAGGCAGATCCGCGAGTACTATGAGAAGAAGGGGCCGATTGCACAGAGGGACTACAGTGCCTACTGGAACACCATCAAGGACCTGAAGGACAAG ATTAAAAATGCTACCATCAACAACGCCAACATCCTCCTGCAGATCGACAACTCTAAACTGGCTGCTGATGACTTCAGAATAAA ATATGAGCATGAGTTAGTAATGCGGCAGTCTGTGGAGGCTGACATCGCCAACCTGCGTCGCTTGCTGGACCAGACGACCTTGGTAAAGGCCGACCTGGAGATGCAGATCGAGACTCTGCAGGATGAGTTGGCGTTTATGAAGAAGAACCACCAGGAG GACTTGGCTGCACTGAGGTCTCAGCTGACAGGCACAGTGAACGTAGAGGTTGATGCTGCTCCTCAGCAAGACCTGAACAAGGTTCTGGACGAGATTCGTTCTCATTACGAAAACATCATACAGAAACACCGCAGAGAACAGGAAGACTGGTTTAAAAACCAG ACGGCAGGCTTGAACAAAGAAGTGGCCCAGAGCACAGAGATCATACAAACAACCAAGACACAGATCACAGATCTGCGACGCACTTTGCAGGGCTTGGAGATCGAGCTACAGTCTCAACTCAGCATG AAAGCAGCACTGGAGAACTCACTGGCAGACACAGAGGCTAGGTACAGTGCTATGCTAGCAGGCTACCAGAACCAAATCAACATGTTGGAAGCCGAGTTGGGTCAAATGCGAGCTAGCATTGAGCAACAGGGACAG GATTACATCATGTTGCTGGACATCAAGAGCCGTCTGGAGCAGGAGATCGCCACCTACAGAAGCCTCCTGGAAAACCAGGACATTAAGTAA